The following proteins are co-located in the Paraphotobacterium marinum genome:
- a CDS encoding phospholipid carrier-dependent glycosyltransferase, giving the protein MFNFLSSDKNKTWLDLLFLSLIFFIAILTYGIPALFSPDETRYAEIAREMIKTHEFIVPHLDGVIYFEKPPLIYWLTAVYLKLFGLNEWAARLVNPILSLSYIIFQYLLIKRIFNSRIIALLSSLLCLTSLLYLVMSRYLNLDIGVAIFINCSLLTFLASIYSQKKSKIWLTLSFIFSFLAVMTKGLIGLVFPMMVIGLWVIFTGRFFLLKNYRLYLGAILVLLVSSIWIFAVNSRYPDFFHYYVIVQQFLRFTTNEQHRSMNIIVYFVCVFAIFIPWLGFLPILVKNYFKNWFNTNLEEKFLIIWFLSIVAFFAFSHSVLIGYFLPLIAPVSILIAKKLKIDFQNNTISSANKIPLILAISFLILFAIAGVIVPLIPKFEYYQSTLISVFFSMSLILLPIIIFSILYLKRKKIRKLLCLIIFGMCIIVNCSWIGAEYLSSKTVKPLINIAQSIMKSNESTIIAGYHDYFYGASFYLHRKLWIIDNPGELEITGKMRNSGAKYTLKTETQLWDAWHSPQKVLMFMRKKDYDSLLNQNKHKLILVKATSKMVLVTNK; this is encoded by the coding sequence ATGTTTAATTTTTTAAGTAGTGATAAAAACAAAACTTGGTTAGATTTGCTATTTTTAAGCTTGATTTTTTTTATTGCAATTTTAACTTATGGAATCCCAGCTTTATTTTCTCCTGATGAAACTCGATATGCAGAAATTGCTCGTGAAATGATCAAAACACACGAGTTTATTGTTCCTCACCTTGATGGCGTAATTTATTTTGAAAAGCCACCTCTTATTTATTGGTTAACGGCAGTTTATTTAAAATTATTTGGGTTAAATGAGTGGGCTGCCAGACTTGTTAATCCTATTCTATCACTAAGTTATATCATTTTTCAGTATTTACTTATCAAAAGGATTTTTAATTCTCGAATTATCGCACTACTTTCTTCTTTATTGTGCTTAACTTCATTACTATATTTGGTGATGAGTCGCTATTTAAACTTGGATATAGGTGTTGCAATTTTTATTAATTGTTCATTACTAACTTTTTTAGCATCCATTTATAGTCAAAAAAAGTCAAAAATTTGGTTAACATTATCATTTATTTTTTCATTTTTGGCAGTGATGACAAAAGGACTAATCGGTTTAGTTTTTCCAATGATGGTCATTGGATTATGGGTAATCTTTACAGGTAGATTTTTTCTTTTAAAAAATTACAGACTTTACCTAGGTGCAATTTTGGTTTTGCTTGTTTCAAGTATTTGGATATTTGCCGTAAATAGTCGCTATCCTGACTTTTTTCATTATTATGTAATTGTTCAACAATTTTTAAGATTTACAACAAATGAACAGCATAGAAGCATGAACATTATTGTATATTTTGTATGTGTTTTTGCCATTTTCATTCCATGGTTAGGTTTTTTACCAATTTTAGTTAAAAATTACTTCAAAAACTGGTTTAATACAAACCTTGAAGAAAAGTTTCTTATTATTTGGTTTTTATCTATAGTTGCATTTTTTGCCTTCTCACATTCTGTTTTGATCGGTTACTTTCTTCCATTAATAGCACCTGTATCGATTTTAATAGCCAAAAAACTAAAAATAGATTTTCAAAATAACACCATTTCTAGTGCAAATAAGATCCCTTTGATATTAGCGATAAGTTTCTTAATACTTTTTGCAATTGCAGGAGTAATTGTTCCACTTATTCCCAAATTTGAGTATTATCAATCCACTTTAATAAGTGTGTTTTTTTCGATGTCACTTATTCTTCTACCAATCATTATTTTTTCAATTTTATATTTAAAAAGAAAAAAAATTAGAAAATTGTTATGTTTGATTATATTTGGAATGTGTATTATTGTAAATTGTTCATGGATTGGTGCAGAATATTTATCGTCAAAGACAGTAAAGCCTTTAATAAACATCGCTCAGAGTATAATGAAAAGTAATGAGAGCACAATTATTGCTGGTTATCATGATTATTTTTATGGAGCATCTTTTTATCTTCATCGTAAATTATGGATCATTGATAATCCCGGTGAACTAGAAATTACTGGAAAAATGAGAAATTCTGGTGCTAAATATACTTTAAAAACTGAAACACAACTTTGGGATGCATGGCATTCACCTCAAAAGGTTCTCATGTTTATGAGAAAAAAAGATTATGATAGCCTTTTGAATCAAAATAAACACAAATTAATTCTTGTAAAGGCAACCTCTAAAATGGTTCTTGTTACAAATAAATAA
- a CDS encoding heavy metal sensor histidine kinase produces the protein MFWKKGSAFKIDAFSLKNRILLSYIIYSILLLSFAFGVSYFAVVKIVSDKNENFLENEINTIKNIIKKSKDENLKPSLAQEVITEAEDNSNKFYVLILFNGKNYIQTPGIDFDNFAIKNNIRSENNLFKLRINKKILLFKTNQFFYKTNNIEIISVIDITQSDGLVEQYKGILLTSFILIFIISFFFINLFSRKGLQPIYDLNFAIKNTDLQSFNINLSSKRKWPTELTQTVDLLNKMMDKIEHSFHRLSSCSNDLAHELRTPLNSIVCQNEVILSKKRDNQDYYDTLLNNLEELRRLSTLIDKLLFIARAESPQNSLERQVYDFSLDLKQLVEYYDEVAEDKRINIHIKGHCIVYADRLLLKRAVGNLISNAIKYSESDSDIVCLMKEDAKYSYILIKDEGIGIPTKDLDLIFDRFYRTDVSRSRKINGFGLGLSIVKSIIDMHDGLINATSQEGKGTEIEIRLKK, from the coding sequence ATGTTTTGGAAAAAAGGTAGTGCCTTTAAAATCGATGCTTTTTCTCTTAAAAATAGAATATTATTATCTTATATAATATATTCTATTTTGTTATTAAGTTTTGCATTTGGTGTCAGTTACTTTGCAGTAGTTAAGATTGTTTCAGATAAAAATGAAAATTTTTTAGAAAATGAAATTAACACTATTAAAAATATTATCAAAAAATCGAAAGATGAAAATCTAAAACCGAGTCTTGCACAAGAAGTTATAACTGAAGCAGAGGACAATTCAAATAAATTTTATGTTCTAATATTATTCAACGGCAAAAACTATATTCAAACTCCTGGTATAGATTTTGATAATTTTGCCATAAAAAATAACATTCGTTCTGAAAATAATCTTTTTAAACTTAGAATTAATAAAAAGATTCTTTTATTCAAAACGAACCAATTTTTTTATAAAACCAATAATATTGAAATTATTTCTGTAATAGATATAACCCAAAGTGATGGTTTAGTTGAACAATACAAGGGGATACTATTAACTTCGTTTATTCTTATTTTTATTATTTCTTTTTTCTTCATTAATTTATTTTCGAGAAAGGGACTTCAACCGATATATGATCTTAACTTTGCGATAAAAAATACAGATCTTCAAAGCTTTAATATTAATTTATCTAGTAAAAGAAAGTGGCCAACTGAATTAACACAAACGGTGGATCTATTAAATAAAATGATGGATAAAATAGAACACTCTTTTCATCGTTTATCAAGTTGTTCAAATGATTTGGCTCATGAATTAAGAACCCCTCTTAATTCAATTGTTTGTCAAAATGAAGTGATCCTTTCAAAAAAAAGAGATAACCAAGATTATTATGATACTCTACTTAATAATCTTGAAGAGCTAAGAAGATTATCTACTTTAATTGATAAATTATTATTTATTGCAAGAGCTGAATCTCCACAAAATAGTTTGGAACGACAAGTTTATGATTTTTCATTGGATTTAAAACAATTAGTTGAATACTATGATGAAGTTGCCGAAGATAAAAGAATTAATATTCATATTAAAGGACATTGTATTGTTTATGCAGATAGATTGCTATTAAAAAGGGCTGTCGGAAATTTAATTTCAAATGCTATCAAATATTCAGAAAGTGATTCTGATATTGTTTGTTTGATGAAAGAAGATGCTAAATATTCTTACATTCTCATTAAAGATGAAGGTATTGGTATTCCTACTAAAGATTTAGACCTAATCTTCGATAGGTTTTATAGAACAGACGTGTCCAGATCTAGAAAAATTAACGGATTTGGTCTTGGACTGTCTATTGTTAAGTCAATAATAGATATGCACGATGGTCTAATTAATGCAACAAGTCAAGAAGGAAAGGGAACAGAAATAGAGATACGATTAAAAAAATAA
- a CDS encoding heavy metal response regulator transcription factor: MKILIVEDEINTAQYLKKGLEEHHFVVDITHNGIDGLHLAQNNVYSLVILDVNLPDLDGFSLIKIFRSKNKQTPVLFLTAKDEVFDKVKGLQLGADDYLVKPFHFVELLARINSLMRRGTQNSQINETVHISDLKIDFESLKAYRDGIKLDLTAKEFKLLSFLVRNETKVVSRTMIAEQVWDINFDSDTNIVDVAIKRLRSKVDTPFESKLIHTVRGFGYVLEKR; this comes from the coding sequence ATGAAAATTTTAATTGTTGAAGACGAGATTAATACAGCCCAATATTTAAAAAAAGGTCTTGAGGAACACCATTTTGTTGTTGATATCACTCATAATGGTATCGATGGTCTACATCTTGCCCAAAACAATGTATATTCGTTAGTTATATTGGATGTTAACTTGCCTGATTTAGATGGTTTTAGTTTAATTAAAATTTTCCGTTCCAAGAATAAACAAACACCTGTGCTTTTTTTAACTGCTAAAGATGAAGTTTTTGATAAAGTGAAAGGTCTTCAACTAGGTGCAGATGATTATTTAGTTAAACCTTTCCACTTTGTAGAGTTATTAGCCCGCATAAATTCTCTAATGAGAAGAGGGACACAAAACTCGCAAATCAACGAAACCGTTCACATATCAGATTTAAAAATAGACTTTGAATCACTCAAAGCATATAGAGATGGTATAAAATTAGATCTGACAGCAAAAGAATTCAAACTTTTATCATTTTTAGTACGAAATGAAACTAAGGTTGTATCTAGAACAATGATAGCTGAGCAAGTTTGGGATATTAATTTCGATAGTGATACAAACATAGTTGATGTCGCTATAAAGCGTTTGAGAAGTAAGGTAGATACGCCATTTGAATCAAAATTAATCCACACTGTTAGGGGGTTTGGATATGTTTTGGAAAAAAGGTAG
- a CDS encoding iron transporter, with product MKKFFKPAVLSAAIMALGTSAAYADHPISPPKVYQNKVEVALIWVEPVTMAPMPTMNMEKFDIHNEVDMHEIKGSEMGFGAGGWIPNANIACTISKRNSDWRIVFSMMPMVANDGPHYGRNIKLDGPGHYDEICHIDPPDWNGFFRHTDKETGTAPYFKPFTIKGDFKWIGGGKAGGY from the coding sequence ATGAAAAAATTTTTCAAACCAGCCGTTTTGTCTGCGGCTATTATGGCGCTTGGGACGTCAGCTGCCTATGCAGATCATCCTATTTCTCCGCCAAAAGTATACCAAAATAAAGTGGAAGTAGCTCTTATATGGGTTGAACCCGTAACTATGGCTCCAATGCCAACGATGAATATGGAAAAGTTCGACATCCATAATGAAGTTGATATGCATGAAATTAAAGGTTCTGAAATGGGTTTTGGTGCTGGCGGTTGGATCCCTAATGCAAATATTGCTTGTACTATCAGTAAAAGAAATTCTGATTGGAGAATTGTATTTTCTATGATGCCGATGGTAGCCAATGATGGACCACACTATGGTAGAAATATAAAACTTGATGGTCCTGGACATTATGATGAGATATGTCACATTGATCCACCTGATTGGAATGGATTTTTCAGACATACAGATAAAGAAACTGGAACAGCACCATACTTTAAACCATTTACGATTAAAGGTGATTTTAAATGGATCGGTGGTGGAAAGGCGGGTGGATATTAA
- a CDS encoding 4Fe-4S binding protein: protein MPDKVGKQIPVKYLNNKPAFQKARLVWLEKIFLKFRKNFYIVQAIMFLLFLYLTIAPLFASVPKSHDTIFTNVTLLSQFLFWGVWYGFCLLSVIVIGRLWCGLLCPLGALSEWAGRLGLKREVPRWVKWNGWLVIMFLLVTILGQTMDVRDDPKGLALLFLYIFVLAFIVGLLFGKRGSRPWCRYFCPIGKILGVVSRLGILDFKPNKQRKKTEQLPEYIEGSLCPTDYNLSIKSTTNNCITCGACTHAKPKAMLGIYLRKPGFEVKNIMNHSPNWSEIIFILITPGLCAGGFLWLILNDYNVFRDYVGGILLDNNFMWFFNQASPLLSSQTWNQNFTWLDVISITLYMSFYGMIIALILAGTNAIASKLISCNKEQFKKSFKIITYQFIPVAILSIIIGLCGKFFEVLHDDFNLPELIEVWIKSIMLISSMLWTFILSYQYVFSLQSVAFYKKSMALLLVIINILMILYMWWPAILGQGYMSEVEMIRQHLIVPGK from the coding sequence ATGCCTGATAAGGTTGGTAAACAAATTCCTGTGAAATATTTAAATAATAAACCTGCTTTTCAAAAAGCAAGGTTAGTTTGGCTTGAAAAGATATTTCTAAAATTTCGTAAGAATTTTTATATAGTTCAAGCTATTATGTTTTTATTATTTCTTTATCTTACGATCGCACCATTATTTGCGAGTGTTCCAAAATCACATGATACGATATTTACAAATGTGACGCTCTTAAGTCAATTTCTGTTTTGGGGGGTTTGGTATGGTTTTTGTCTATTATCCGTAATTGTTATAGGTCGATTATGGTGTGGATTACTCTGTCCTCTTGGAGCTTTATCTGAGTGGGCAGGTCGATTAGGATTAAAAAGAGAAGTTCCTAGGTGGGTGAAATGGAATGGATGGTTAGTCATCATGTTTTTATTAGTAACCATTTTGGGTCAAACTATGGATGTTCGAGACGATCCAAAAGGACTTGCACTTCTATTTCTCTATATTTTTGTCTTAGCATTTATTGTCGGTTTGCTTTTTGGTAAAAGAGGGAGCAGACCTTGGTGTAGATATTTTTGTCCCATTGGAAAAATTTTAGGTGTAGTATCGCGTCTGGGAATTTTAGATTTTAAGCCTAATAAACAACGAAAAAAAACTGAACAGTTGCCCGAATATATTGAGGGTAGTTTATGTCCTACTGATTATAACCTTTCAATTAAATCGACCACAAATAACTGTATAACATGTGGGGCTTGTACTCATGCAAAACCTAAAGCTATGCTAGGTATTTATCTCAGAAAGCCTGGTTTTGAAGTCAAAAATATTATGAATCATAGCCCAAACTGGTCTGAGATAATTTTTATCTTAATCACACCAGGATTATGCGCGGGGGGATTCTTGTGGTTAATATTAAATGATTACAATGTATTTAGAGATTATGTGGGTGGTATCTTACTTGATAATAATTTTATGTGGTTTTTCAATCAAGCTTCACCATTACTTTCTTCACAAACATGGAATCAAAATTTCACATGGTTAGATGTAATATCAATAACATTATATATGTCTTTTTACGGAATGATCATTGCTCTTATTTTAGCAGGGACAAATGCAATTGCTTCAAAACTCATATCTTGCAATAAAGAACAATTTAAAAAGTCATTTAAAATTATCACATATCAATTTATACCAGTGGCTATTTTGTCAATTATTATTGGCTTGTGCGGGAAGTTTTTTGAAGTGTTACATGACGATTTTAACCTTCCCGAACTTATCGAAGTTTGGATTAAAAGTATCATGTTAATTTCTAGTATGTTATGGACTTTTATACTTAGTTACCAATATGTATTTAGTCTTCAATCCGTCGCTTTTTACAAAAAGTCTATGGCACTGTTGCTAGTTATAATAAATATTTTAATGATTTTATACATGTGGTGGCCTGCGATACTCGGGCAGGGCTATATGTCTGAAGTTGAAATGATCCGGCAGCATCTTATTGTACCCGGTAAATAA
- a CDS encoding FTR1 family iron permease, whose product MFDNSFFSALSSSFWIIPREGTEALLVVIMLISALKKSDREDKVGIVYKNCVGALFAGLLMALGCVYLSSVFTGQAREVSEAVASLLAMAMLLYVNFETFSRQENLHQLSLFGIGLLAFISVFRELAETILFYFSLFQGSMSQQFGTLSGLMLGIVLFAILLIIYKYSTDKYRQINRVIFSLTPWFIFLLAVMCIGNAVNAFQEANWLGFTPTQYMFDNSILKTQSSVEYLLCITIFLVSTGLLFLKQFSKTIKDFLIYIFKS is encoded by the coding sequence ATGTTTGATAATTCATTTTTTAGTGCACTTTCCTCATCATTTTGGATAATTCCAAGAGAGGGCACCGAAGCCTTACTTGTTGTAATTATGTTAATATCTGCCTTAAAAAAATCGGATAGAGAAGATAAAGTTGGTATTGTTTATAAAAACTGTGTAGGAGCTTTGTTTGCTGGTTTATTAATGGCACTTGGTTGTGTTTATCTAAGTAGTGTGTTCACTGGACAAGCAAGAGAGGTTAGTGAAGCGGTTGCCAGCTTACTTGCAATGGCGATGTTACTTTACGTTAATTTTGAAACCTTTTCTAGACAAGAAAACCTTCATCAATTGAGCTTATTTGGCATTGGTTTATTGGCTTTTATAAGCGTTTTCAGAGAGCTTGCAGAAACGATTTTATTTTACTTTAGTTTATTTCAAGGTTCTATGTCTCAACAATTTGGAACATTGTCAGGGTTGATGCTTGGTATTGTTTTGTTTGCTATTTTATTGATTATTTATAAATACTCAACAGATAAATATAGACAAATTAATAGAGTTATTTTTTCTTTAACCCCTTGGTTCATTTTTTTATTAGCTGTGATGTGCATAGGTAATGCGGTGAATGCATTTCAAGAGGCTAACTGGCTTGGCTTTACACCAACACAATATATGTTTGATAATTCAATTTTGAAAACCCAATCAAGTGTAGAGTATTTGCTTTGTATAACCATATTTTTAGTTTCAACTGGTTTATTGTTTTTAAAACAATTCTCGAAAACTATTAAAGATTTTTTGATTTATATATTTAAGAGTTAA
- a CDS encoding undecaprenyl-diphosphate phosphatase: MSHIQTIFLALIQGLTEFLPISSSAHLILPSQLLGWNDQGILFDVCVHFGTLLAVIIYFRKEIYEILVGTYNAILKRNPNEHSKLFGLLILASIPVCIFGYFLKDFIEVYLRSSLVIALSTIIFAFLLWWSFSSARETNTLKDLNWKDAFFIGLFQSIALIPGTSRSGITITAALLKGFDRVSAAKFSFLLSIPVISLAMGYYSYKLILTPNLKIDFLNLLLATSISFLSALICIHFFIKIISKVGMLPFIIYRLILGVFLFLFIGF, encoded by the coding sequence ATGAGCCATATTCAAACGATTTTTCTTGCATTAATTCAGGGTTTAACCGAATTTTTACCCATATCTAGCTCAGCACATCTAATTTTACCTTCGCAATTACTGGGGTGGAATGATCAAGGGATTCTTTTTGATGTCTGTGTACACTTTGGCACTTTATTAGCAGTCATTATCTACTTTAGAAAAGAAATTTATGAGATATTGGTTGGAACATATAATGCAATTTTAAAAAGGAATCCTAATGAACATTCAAAATTATTTGGATTACTTATATTAGCAAGCATTCCAGTTTGCATTTTTGGATATTTCCTAAAAGATTTTATTGAGGTTTATTTAAGATCAAGTCTTGTTATTGCCCTATCAACAATTATTTTTGCTTTTTTACTCTGGTGGAGCTTTTCTTCAGCACGTGAGACAAACACTTTGAAAGATTTAAATTGGAAAGATGCATTTTTTATTGGACTATTCCAATCTATTGCATTGATTCCTGGGACTTCTCGGTCAGGCATAACAATTACGGCTGCTCTACTCAAAGGGTTTGACCGAGTATCTGCAGCCAAATTTTCATTTTTGTTATCCATTCCAGTGATATCATTAGCAATGGGTTACTACAGTTACAAATTGATTTTAACACCTAATTTAAAAATTGATTTTTTAAACTTATTATTAGCAACCAGTATTTCATTTTTATCAGCATTAATCTGTATACACTTTTTTATTAAAATTATATCAAAAGTGGGAATGTTGCCATTTATTATCTATCGATTGATTTTAGGAGTTTTCCTTTTTCTGTTTATAGGATTTTAG
- a CDS encoding FUSC family protein, whose translation MSTSTLLVVFLSWALGSIFHFPSSVWLVFFSVFLTFIRFGSNKTSQILNLLKSFVVMLLILIIAILCCHTLEPPFDYISLTILTFLAFCLPRFMSYGKPLSIFTLVLLLIYLNYYGFQPKEYLSDLALIIKSAVIVSLCYCFVIYVIPLTQIPSIPINKDIYVFKQAFRISLNFLFSIFASLFLPNSNILWICIIALVLSQQNLAMTIEQAKQRVFGTIIGLILGYFIAIIYFEPFEFAKYSLVFLLFAIINFALARKVFIVTVLASILIINLYFFMPVKMTFNDFVELRLIDTLIGVIIAIIGELIFFPRSISNDIRLEIMKFYHDMTIFLQKTLNESLDNEQMLAFTKDFRIKTIQLHQDYTFLTKEPLFYFTTTAKLYEIVDTTLNKMVKSLSKISAEDLKNNHQFTSVCIDVFSHLHSSIPNLKDNLHEKKDQLKIIQTQIESINVENNNPLNDFKTLILVLINSRIKLYNLLLKREWLKSYKQKKENS comes from the coding sequence ATGAGTACTTCCACATTATTAGTTGTTTTTTTATCGTGGGCTTTGGGTTCAATTTTTCATTTTCCGTCTTCAGTTTGGTTGGTTTTTTTCTCCGTTTTTTTAACCTTTATTAGATTTGGATCTAACAAAACATCGCAGATTTTGAATTTATTAAAAAGTTTTGTTGTGATGCTTTTGATTCTTATCATTGCGATACTTTGCTGTCATACTTTAGAGCCACCATTTGACTATATTTCGCTAACTATTTTAACTTTTTTAGCTTTTTGTTTACCAAGGTTTATGTCATATGGTAAACCTTTATCAATCTTTACATTGGTACTTTTATTAATTTATCTGAATTATTATGGCTTTCAACCAAAAGAATATCTATCAGATTTAGCTTTAATTATTAAGTCAGCTGTAATTGTCTCACTTTGTTATTGTTTTGTTATTTATGTTATACCATTGACCCAGATACCATCTATACCGATCAATAAAGACATATATGTTTTTAAACAAGCCTTTCGTATTAGCCTTAATTTTTTATTTTCAATTTTTGCTAGTTTATTTTTACCCAATTCAAATATATTGTGGATTTGTATTATTGCTTTAGTATTAAGCCAACAAAATCTTGCCATGACAATTGAGCAAGCCAAACAAAGAGTCTTTGGGACCATCATAGGCCTGATTCTTGGTTATTTTATCGCAATTATCTATTTTGAACCGTTTGAGTTTGCAAAATATTCACTCGTTTTTTTACTTTTTGCAATTATCAATTTTGCTCTTGCTAGGAAGGTATTTATTGTTACGGTTCTTGCTTCCATTTTAATTATAAATCTGTATTTTTTTATGCCAGTTAAGATGACATTCAATGATTTTGTGGAATTACGTTTGATAGATACTTTAATTGGAGTCATCATAGCCATAATTGGAGAGTTGATATTCTTTCCACGAAGTATATCTAATGATATTCGATTAGAAATTATGAAATTTTATCATGATATGACTATTTTCCTGCAAAAAACTTTAAATGAAAGTTTGGATAATGAACAAATGCTCGCATTTACAAAGGACTTTCGAATTAAAACTATCCAGCTTCATCAAGATTATACTTTTTTGACCAAAGAGCCATTATTTTATTTTACAACAACTGCTAAATTGTATGAAATTGTTGATACAACATTAAATAAAATGGTGAAAAGTTTATCGAAAATAAGTGCTGAGGACTTAAAAAATAATCATCAATTTACTTCAGTATGTATTGATGTATTTAGCCATCTTCATAGCTCAATCCCAAACCTAAAAGATAATTTGCATGAAAAGAAGGACCAACTTAAAATTATACAAACACAAATTGAGTCAATTAATGTAGAAAACAATAATCCATTAAACGATTTTAAAACGTTGATTTTAGTTTTGATTAATAGCCGAATTAAACTTTATAATTTGCTTTTAAAAAGGGAATGGCTAAAATCCTATAAACAGAAAAAGGAAAACTCCTAA
- a CDS encoding DUF3833 family protein, which produces MFKKAFLFVLCSILVGCSASISDFKDETPKLDFFQFFNGETEAYGMVQDSSGKIISRFTVNTIGVIKDNKLILDETFKWDRKGNNPNKRIWTVRKENGKYIANASDVEGDAIGVESGNAFNLKYTLKVMTDKYGEVNVSVNDWMYLQDPKHIINLTTMTKFGFTVGKISIFFTKKS; this is translated from the coding sequence ATGTTTAAAAAGGCATTCTTATTCGTATTATGTTCTATTCTAGTTGGTTGCTCTGCATCTATTAGTGATTTCAAAGACGAAACACCAAAGCTTGATTTCTTTCAATTTTTTAATGGAGAAACAGAGGCTTATGGAATGGTGCAGGATTCAAGTGGTAAAATAATTAGTCGATTTACTGTTAATACTATTGGTGTTATTAAAGATAATAAACTTATTCTGGACGAGACTTTTAAATGGGATAGAAAAGGTAATAATCCAAATAAGCGGATTTGGACGGTTAGAAAAGAAAATGGTAAATATATCGCAAATGCTTCAGATGTAGAGGGGGATGCTATTGGTGTTGAATCAGGTAATGCTTTTAACTTGAAATATACACTGAAAGTTATGACTGATAAATATGGTGAAGTGAATGTCTCAGTGAATGATTGGATGTACCTTCAGGATCCTAAACATATAATTAATTTAACGACAATGACTAAATTTGGATTTACAGTTGGTAAAATTTCAATTTTTTTCACAAAAAAATCATAA
- a CDS encoding chalcone isomerase family protein, whose product MKLILRKMFYFFLFSATCLSTNIYAKQVVNLNDIKSWKEVGKGSYVFLFKTRFKATLKSPTLNYKYPSSEAAISIRYLQSFTKQDLIEATSRSWRRMGESPSFIANGEKVLSKIYPNVKENDVITFVYQPGNSLFFLNRKKIGMIKDNNFSKKFLGIWLSENSTATRLRRSLLKNAQ is encoded by the coding sequence ATGAAACTTATTTTAAGAAAGATGTTTTATTTTTTTTTATTTTCTGCCACTTGTTTATCAACAAATATCTATGCTAAGCAAGTTGTCAATTTAAATGATATAAAAAGCTGGAAAGAAGTTGGAAAAGGGAGTTATGTGTTCTTATTCAAAACAAGATTCAAAGCTACCTTGAAGTCACCAACGTTAAATTATAAATATCCATCCTCTGAAGCTGCGATTTCAATACGTTATTTACAAAGCTTTACCAAACAAGATCTCATTGAAGCGACGTCGAGGAGTTGGAGAAGAATGGGAGAATCTCCTAGTTTTATTGCAAATGGAGAAAAAGTGTTGTCAAAAATTTATCCCAATGTTAAAGAAAACGATGTAATAACATTTGTTTATCAACCAGGAAATAGTTTGTTTTTTTTAAATAGAAAAAAAATTGGTATGATTAAAGATAATAACTTTTCCAAAAAATTTTTGGGAATTTGGCTATCTGAAAACTCAACAGCCACAAGGTTGAGGCGGTCTCTACTTAAAAATGCCCAGTAG
- a CDS encoding DUF2878 domain-containing protein, with protein sequence MNLIIYNILFYLFWILCVFGKNNYIYIPILMLCVIWICNNKCVLYSLSYAIFGCIIDSTLTYLGFFEFNQLIIPLWLVVLWLGFGVFLYFFQPFVAKIPYILMIIGGGVGGTLSYFAGMKIGAVIFPKDLYITLCVLFVLWSILTGIYANIVMNKQIKEA encoded by the coding sequence ATGAATTTGATAATTTATAATATATTATTTTATCTTTTTTGGATTTTGTGTGTTTTTGGTAAAAATAATTATATTTATATACCTATTTTGATGCTGTGTGTAATATGGATTTGTAATAATAAATGTGTTCTGTATTCATTGAGTTATGCTATCTTTGGTTGCATCATTGATTCAACTCTAACTTATCTGGGATTTTTCGAATTTAATCAATTAATTATACCACTGTGGCTTGTGGTGTTATGGTTGGGTTTTGGCGTTTTTTTATACTTTTTTCAGCCTTTTGTCGCAAAAATCCCTTATATACTTATGATAATTGGAGGTGGTGTAGGGGGAACCTTATCCTATTTCGCGGGTATGAAAATAGGGGCTGTGATTTTTCCTAAAGATCTTTATATTACCCTTTGTGTTTTATTTGTTTTGTGGAGTATTTTAACAGGAATTTATGCAAATATTGTTATGAATAAGCAGATTAAGGAAGCTTGA